In Flavobacterium praedii, the DNA window GCGAGCTTTCCATTCTAAATTTAGGTCCTACACATCCAGCCACGCACGGTATTTTTCAAAATATCTTGTTAATGGATGGTGAAAAAATTCTAGAAGCAGAACCAACCATTGGTTACATTCATAGAGCTTTTGAAAAAATAGCCGAAAATCGTCCTTTTTATCAAATCACACCGCTTACAGATAGGATGAACTATTGTTCTTCTCCCATTAATAATATGGGATGGTGGATGACATTAGAAAAATTATTGAATATTGAAGTTCCAAAAAGAGCCCAATATTTAAGAGTTATAGTTATGGAATTGGCTCGTATTACCGATCACTTGATCTGTAACTCAATTCTAGGAGTAGATACTGGAGCTTATACGGGATTTCTTTATGTTTTTCAATTTAGAGAAAAAGTATATGAAATCTATGAAGAAATTTGTGGAGCTCGCTTGACAACAAATATGGGTAGAATTGGAGGTTTCGAAAGAGACTGGTCACCAAAAGCATTTGAATTATTAGAAGTGTTTTTAAAAGATTTCCCAATTGCTTGGAAAGAATTTGAAAACTTATTCGAAAGAAATAGAATATTTATTGACAGAACTGTAAATGTGGGAGCCATAACTGCAGAGAAAGCGATGGCTTATGGATTTACAGGTCCAAATTTACGTGCTGCAGGTGTTGACTACGATGTACGCGTCGCACACCCATACAGTTCCTATGAAGATTTTGATTTTATAGTTCCTGTTGGCAAATCTGGAGATACTTACGATCGTTTTTGTGTTCGAAATGCAGAAGTTTGGGAAAGTTTAAGTATTATTCGTCAAGCATTAGAAAAAATGCCAAAAGGAAATGAATACCATGCCGAAGTACCAGAATACTACCTTCCTCCAAAAGAAGATGTATATCATAATATGGAATCTTTAATTTACCATTTCAAGATTGTAATGGGTGAAGTTCCAGTTCCAGTAGCCGAAATTTATCATGCCGTAGAAGGTGGTAATGGAGAATTAGGGTTTTATTTACAGACAGATGGAAGTAGAACCCCATATAGATTGCATTTCAGAAGACCTTGCTTTATTTATTATCAAGCCTATCCTGACATGATTAAAGGTTCAATGTTATCTGATGCAATTGTTATTTTATCAAGTTTAAATGTTATTGCTGGAGAATTAGACGCTTAATGAAATTATAAATGATGAATTTTAAATTATAAATTATTCGAAAACATTTAAAATTTGTAATTCAAAATTTAAAATAATTAAAATGGAAAGAACACATTACAAACAAGAAATAAATATGACCAGCGCCTTGATGTCCCGCATCAATGAACTAATCAGTCATTATCCAGAAGATAAAAGAAAATCAGCTTTACTTCCCGTTTTACACGAAGTTCAAGATGCTCATGACAATTGGTTGAGTATTGAATTACAAGACAAAGTTGCCGAAATTTTACATATCAAACCTATAGAAGTATACGAAGTGGTTACTTTTTACACCATGTATAACCAAAAACCTATTGGTAAATACATGTTTGAATTTTGCCAAACTTCACCTTGCTGCCTAAATGGTGTAGAAGATTTAATGGATTATACCTGTGAAAAACTAGGCGTTCCTGTAGGAGAAATTACAGCTGACGGTCTTTTTGAAGTAAGAGGTGTAGAGTGTTTAGGTGCTTGTGGTTATGCACCGATGATGCAGTTGGGAGATTTTTACAAAGAACATTTGAACAAAGAGAAAATCGACCAGTTAATAGCCGATTGCAAAGACGATAAAATAATATTACACGATAAATAATATGTCACAAAAAATATTATTAGACAAAATCAATATTCCTGGGATTAAAACCTATGAAGTATATCGCCAAAACGGAGGTTATGCCTCTGTAGAAAAAGCGTTGAAAACCTTAACTCCAGACGAAGTAGTAGAAGAAGTAAAAACTTCGGGATTACGTGGTCGTGGTGGTGCTGGTTTCCCTGCAGGAATGAAATGGAGTTTTATAGATAAAAAATCAGGAAAACCTAGACATTTGGTTTGCAATGCTGATGAATCTGAACCAGGAACGTTCAAAGACCGTTATTTGATGGAATTTATTCCTCACTTATTGATCGAAGGGATGATCACATCAAGTTACGCCTTGGGCGCTAACCTATCCTATATCTACATTCGTGGAGAATACATGTGGGTTTTCAAGATTTTGGAAAGAGCCATTGCTGAAGCAA includes these proteins:
- a CDS encoding NADH-quinone oxidoreductase subunit D, with amino-acid sequence MSELLLPPEHRYAKIIKERHNEDGSELSILNLGPTHPATHGIFQNILLMDGEKILEAEPTIGYIHRAFEKIAENRPFYQITPLTDRMNYCSSPINNMGWWMTLEKLLNIEVPKRAQYLRVIVMELARITDHLICNSILGVDTGAYTGFLYVFQFREKVYEIYEEICGARLTTNMGRIGGFERDWSPKAFELLEVFLKDFPIAWKEFENLFERNRIFIDRTVNVGAITAEKAMAYGFTGPNLRAAGVDYDVRVAHPYSSYEDFDFIVPVGKSGDTYDRFCVRNAEVWESLSIIRQALEKMPKGNEYHAEVPEYYLPPKEDVYHNMESLIYHFKIVMGEVPVPVAEIYHAVEGGNGELGFYLQTDGSRTPYRLHFRRPCFIYYQAYPDMIKGSMLSDAIVILSSLNVIAGELDA
- a CDS encoding complex I 24 kDa subunit family protein, translated to MERTHYKQEINMTSALMSRINELISHYPEDKRKSALLPVLHEVQDAHDNWLSIELQDKVAEILHIKPIEVYEVVTFYTMYNQKPIGKYMFEFCQTSPCCLNGVEDLMDYTCEKLGVPVGEITADGLFEVRGVECLGACGYAPMMQLGDFYKEHLNKEKIDQLIADCKDDKIILHDK